One region of Desulfovibrio sp. JC010 genomic DNA includes:
- a CDS encoding biopolymer transporter ExbD — protein sequence MKNIRQRRKLRSGTSEINMTPLIDMVFILLIFFIVTTSFVREAGVEVERPSAQSAETRAKASVILGLTAQGRVFVEGRSLDIRSVRAYMERFLAETPEGSAVVVADKSSHTGTLVQVLDQCRLAGVKAVSVAARKPQ from the coding sequence ATGAAAAATATACGCCAAAGAAGAAAATTACGCAGCGGTACATCTGAAATAAATATGACCCCGCTGATTGATATGGTCTTTATTCTTTTGATTTTTTTCATTGTAACCACCAGCTTTGTACGCGAAGCCGGAGTGGAAGTGGAACGCCCTTCCGCCCAGTCCGCCGAGACCAGGGCGAAAGCGAGCGTGATCCTCGGACTTACCGCTCAGGGGCGGGTATTTGTCGAAGGCCGCTCACTGGATATCCGCTCTGTGCGGGCCTACATGGAAAGATTTCTAGCCGAAACCCCCGAAGGTTCCGCCGTTGTTGTTGCGGATAAATCCAGCCACACCGGCACATTGGTTCAGGTGCTGGATCAATGCCGCCTGGCCGGGGTGAAAGCTGTCAGCGTTGCAGCAAGGAAACCGCAATGA
- a CDS encoding energy transducer TonB, producing MSPRAAGEYSLCLLLALCMAGGVSLGMVCLTEIEEPKTSPLIEGAIRLAAPEPDQIVEEKKERLQDEPEPPKDLDLKFTANPTSKQQAPVMQMRIPAFAADIHPSLSDGINIPTASLGSMGFNINEVDDVPQVLRSVPPEYPYAAKRSRTEGNVVIRLLVKKDGKPDNLSIHSSSPVGIFDSAALSAAVRWRFKPGRYAGNDVDTWVLIPFNFEMTQ from the coding sequence ATGAGCCCCCGTGCTGCCGGTGAATATTCTCTTTGCCTGCTTCTCGCTCTATGCATGGCTGGAGGAGTAAGTCTGGGCATGGTCTGTCTGACTGAGATTGAGGAACCCAAAACATCTCCGCTCATTGAGGGAGCCATCCGGCTGGCTGCCCCGGAACCGGATCAGATCGTCGAAGAAAAAAAGGAGAGGCTGCAGGATGAACCGGAACCGCCCAAGGATCTGGATTTAAAATTTACCGCAAACCCAACATCCAAACAGCAGGCCCCGGTCATGCAGATGAGGATTCCCGCCTTTGCTGCGGACATCCATCCGTCCCTCAGCGACGGCATCAACATCCCTACAGCCTCTCTGGGAAGCATGGGCTTTAATATCAATGAGGTCGACGATGTTCCGCAGGTGCTGCGCAGTGTCCCCCCGGAATATCCATACGCTGCAAAACGTTCAAGAACCGAAGGAAACGTTGTGATCAGGCTGTTGGTCAAAAAGGACGGCAAACCAGACAATCTTTCCATCCATTCTTCCTCTCCGGTGGGGATATTCGATTCTGCCGCCTTGAGTGCAGCCGTAAGATGGCGTTTCAAGCCCGGACGCTATGCCGGAAATGATGTGGACACATGGGTTTTGATTCCATTTAACTTTGAGATGACACAATGA
- a CDS encoding MotA/TolQ/ExbB proton channel family protein, with protein sequence MLHNLLEKWFFHIQNGGEIIVPIFLLSIIMWTLIFIKTRYFLLVKKSEHTAGHTGWQREIHSQYQFRHSSNAELNRKTLDSIQSVQQAKAMRHIRTIMVLAALAPLLGLLGTVTGMISTFDVIAISGTGNARALASGISEALITTQSGLIAAVPGMLFGAILYSRADKLSKRIELFCIGLQHGTTSEE encoded by the coding sequence ATGCTGCATAATCTTCTGGAAAAATGGTTCTTCCACATTCAAAACGGCGGGGAAATCATCGTTCCGATTTTTCTGCTCTCTATCATCATGTGGACATTGATCTTCATTAAAACCCGCTATTTCCTGTTGGTCAAAAAGAGTGAGCACACAGCGGGACACACCGGATGGCAACGGGAAATCCATAGCCAATACCAATTCCGGCACAGCAGCAATGCAGAATTGAACAGGAAAACTCTGGATTCAATTCAGTCCGTCCAGCAGGCCAAAGCCATGCGTCACATCCGCACCATCATGGTTCTTGCGGCCCTTGCTCCGCTGCTGGGGCTGCTCGGCACAGTGACAGGCATGATCTCAACATTTGACGTCATCGCCATATCCGGCACCGGTAATGCCAGAGCTCTTGCTTCGGGTATCTCCGAAGCCCTGATCACCACCCAGAGCGGGCTGATCGCAGCTGTGCCCGGAATGCTTTTCGGGGCGATTCTCTACAGCAGGGCCGACAAACTCAGTAAACGGATTGAACTTTTCTGCATCGGCCTGCAACACGGAACAACTTCAGAGGAATAG